TTTTACGGAATTTTCAATTGATAATATTTGTTTTTCAGAAGATTTTGAGTTACTCGATATATCGAAATTCGTATCAATTCCCTGCTTTTTATTTCTTTTAACCATGTATATAAAATGTCGTATATACTGTCCATAGGGCTCGGGTAATGTTTTTGGATCAAAATCTAATGGATTATCAAGAAGGGATTTTACAACAACTTGGCTCAAGTCTTCTTTGCTAGTCATCATAATCGTTTCGAGACGCCTACAAATCTCGTAATCGTTTACTTCAAGAGACATTCTTTTCATTGCGTTCAGCAATTTTTGAAAAGAAGATCGTTTTACTTTAGAAGCCATAGGACAAAGATTTTCAACCGTAGGTTGAAAAACAAACAAAATTAGACTTTTATCAAAGAGTGAATTTTTACACGGAAAATCAGCTAAAAAGGTTATGCCGCCCTTTCTTTAATTTCGACCATTCCCTCGTTAGTTGGTGTTTTAAAAGAAATTCTTTTTTGAAAAATGACTCCTCTCTCGACTTCAATTGTCTTTAGTGATGTATGAATTCCTAAAGTAAGTAGTTCGAAATCTCGGTCGACGCTAACAAAAGGCAAATACGGCCATTTCACCGTTCTAATAACAAACAAGAAGATAGGAGAATACACTTGATTTGCTTTCTCTTTTTGATGCTGGAACATCAATTTCTCCAATCGGGGGGAAATGCTTAAAAAGGTCGGAACTCTTACAAGATTTGGAAAAGAACGAACTAAAAATCCCTTTCGATTTCTATTAAATTGATTTATCTGAAGTGACGTTTTTTTCGTTAAATTCCTCACTAATTTGATTTGTTGAGAAGGACAAATATTATTCTCTATTAATTCTAAAGAAACTTCCGGACAAATTAAGTCCTGAAACAAAGATAGAATCAAAAAATTCCTTATCCTATAGGAAATTGCAATTTCACTACTCCGGTCCGAAATAGAAACATTCCCTAATTTTAGCTTTTCAAAATCTTCCAAAGATAAAATCGAATTGGAATCTGCCTTTGTCAAAATCGACATTTGAGTTTGGGTAGAAAAGTCCCGAACGACTGATAAAGTGTTCTCAAATTTTA
The DNA window shown above is from Leptospira mayottensis 200901116 and carries:
- a CDS encoding phosphatidylinositol phospholipase, with protein sequence MASKVKRSSFQKLLNAMKRMSLEVNDYEICRRLETIMMTSKEDLSQVVVKSLLDNPLDFDPKTLPEPYGQYIRHFIYMVKRNKKQGIDTNFDISSNSKSSEKQILSIENSVKTTPSPKKEKPKKTSKR